In the Kineosporiaceae bacterium genome, one interval contains:
- a CDS encoding branched-chain amino acid ABC transporter substrate-binding protein — protein sequence MKKSIRAIAGVALASMALAACGGGDSTGSSSGGGGKKLIISSDLPLQGASKDASDSTNNAIRLYLEQVGNKAGKYDVEFKTYDDSTAAKGAWDDATCAKNAADHVANADEVAVMGTYNSGCAKIEVPVLNADPNGPMLMVSHANTNPGLTKKWDAGEPEKYFPAGKRNYARVITTDDYQGSAAAQFAKQKLSTTKVYILNDNQTYGQGVGKAFEDEAKKQGITVLGNEPWDAKQTSYASLFTKIKAAAPDLIYLAGIYDNNGGQLVKDKVSVLGDNTAVKMMAPDGFTGYPELQKLAQGEGLYLTFGGLPTDQLLANGGAAKKLLDDYKAKYGAEPATSYALYGVAAVQVILAAIEKSDGTRKGVNDAVFSGEGITIPADKAAIGKEIKIDPATGDTSAKDISVLQLKAGKEAFVQAQPVS from the coding sequence ATGAAAAAGTCCATTCGGGCCATCGCTGGTGTCGCGCTGGCATCGATGGCTCTCGCGGCCTGCGGAGGCGGCGACTCCACCGGCAGCAGCAGCGGAGGTGGTGGCAAGAAGCTGATCATCTCGAGCGACCTGCCGCTGCAGGGCGCTTCGAAGGACGCCTCCGACTCGACCAACAACGCCATCCGGCTCTATCTCGAGCAGGTGGGCAACAAGGCCGGCAAGTACGACGTCGAGTTCAAGACGTACGACGACTCGACGGCGGCCAAGGGTGCCTGGGACGACGCGACGTGCGCCAAGAACGCGGCCGACCACGTGGCCAACGCCGACGAGGTCGCGGTCATGGGGACGTACAACTCCGGCTGCGCCAAGATCGAGGTGCCGGTGCTCAACGCGGACCCGAACGGTCCGATGCTGATGGTGTCGCACGCCAACACCAACCCCGGTCTGACCAAGAAGTGGGACGCCGGAGAGCCGGAGAAGTACTTCCCGGCCGGCAAGCGCAACTACGCCCGCGTCATCACCACCGACGACTACCAGGGTTCTGCGGCTGCTCAGTTCGCCAAGCAGAAGCTGAGCACCACGAAGGTCTACATCCTCAACGACAACCAGACGTACGGTCAGGGTGTCGGCAAGGCCTTCGAGGACGAGGCCAAGAAGCAGGGCATCACCGTGCTCGGCAATGAGCCGTGGGACGCCAAGCAGACCAGCTACGCCTCGCTGTTCACCAAGATCAAGGCGGCGGCGCCCGACCTGATCTACTTGGCCGGCATCTACGACAACAACGGTGGCCAGCTGGTCAAGGACAAGGTCTCGGTCCTCGGCGACAACACCGCCGTCAAGATGATGGCGCCCGACGGCTTCACCGGCTACCCGGAGCTGCAGAAGCTGGCCCAGGGTGAGGGTCTCTACCTGACCTTCGGTGGTCTGCCCACCGACCAGCTGTTGGCCAACGGTGGTGCGGCGAAGAAGCTGCTCGACGACTACAAGGCCAAGTACGGTGCCGAGCCGGCCACCAGCTACGCGCTGTACGGCGTGGCGGCGGTGCAGGTCATCCTGGCCGCGATCGAGAAGTCCGACGGCACCCGCAAGGGCGTCAACGACGCGGTCTTCAGCGGCGAGGGCATCACGATTCCCGCCGACAAGGCCGCCATCGGCAAGGAGATCAAGATCGACCCGGCCACGGGTGACACCTCGGCCAAGGACATCTCCGTGCTGCAGCTCAAGGCAGGCAAGGAAGCGTTCGTCCAGGCACAGCCGGTCTCCTGA
- a CDS encoding branched-chain amino acid ABC transporter permease: MIRVLSYVLLAGAGVWVLYKGFTEPADFLTVVFRGLKFGALYALVALGYTMVYGIIELINFSHGDLFMLTTVMSGLIMVSWFSKVDPSVTAFLLMIGAMLVAMAAAAGVNTLAERVAYRRLRRAPKLAPLITAVGLSFIYQSVGIQMNGSGQRNWKTILGDRGFSLGGAKVEWSGIVVLAITIPLLLAMTFLVNKTRQGKAMRATAQDQDAARLMGVDVDRTIAFTFALGGALAGAAGMLWLESIGTTRYDLGFQLGLIAFTAAVLGGIGNLNGAVLGGFVIGFIQQLNEAFLLGNAWSQTVVFAILIMVMVFKPEGILGKPTTEKV, from the coding sequence ATGATCCGGGTCCTGTCGTACGTGTTGCTGGCGGGGGCCGGGGTGTGGGTCCTGTACAAGGGCTTCACCGAACCAGCTGATTTCCTGACCGTCGTGTTCCGGGGGTTGAAGTTCGGCGCGCTCTACGCGCTGGTCGCCCTGGGGTACACGATGGTGTACGGCATCATCGAGCTGATCAACTTCTCGCATGGTGACCTGTTCATGCTCACCACGGTCATGAGTGGTCTGATCATGGTCTCGTGGTTCTCGAAGGTCGATCCCAGTGTGACGGCCTTCCTGCTCATGATCGGCGCCATGTTGGTGGCCATGGCCGCGGCGGCGGGCGTGAACACCCTTGCCGAACGCGTGGCCTATCGCCGGTTGCGACGTGCTCCCAAGCTCGCCCCGCTGATCACCGCCGTCGGTCTGAGCTTCATCTACCAGTCCGTCGGCATCCAGATGAACGGGTCGGGCCAGCGCAACTGGAAGACCATCCTGGGTGACCGCGGATTCAGCCTGGGCGGGGCCAAGGTCGAGTGGTCCGGGATCGTCGTGCTGGCGATCACCATCCCCCTGCTGCTGGCGATGACCTTCCTGGTCAACAAGACCCGGCAGGGCAAGGCCATGCGGGCCACCGCGCAGGACCAGGACGCCGCCCGGCTGATGGGCGTGGACGTCGACCGGACCATCGCCTTCACCTTCGCCCTCGGCGGCGCGCTGGCCGGTGCTGCCGGCATGCTCTGGCTCGAGTCGATCGGTACCACGCGGTACGACCTGGGCTTCCAGCTCGGGTTGATCGCGTTCACCGCGGCGGTGCTCGGCGGCATCGGCAATCTCAACGGCGCCGTCCTCGGCGGTTTCGTCATCGGCTTCATCCAGCAACTGAACGAGGCCTTCCTGTTGGGCAACGCCTGGTCACAGACCGTCGTGTTCGCGATTCTGATCATGGTGATGGTGTTCAAGCCCGAAGGCATCCTCGGTAAGCCGACCACGGAGAAGGTGTGA
- a CDS encoding branched-chain amino acid ABC transporter permease has translation MATATTPSPAGPTVSVKDAAAHARRSNLRWALGLTVAVIVLFLLYWKILPAVGGETATFFRKWLSVSAASEMVLWVIFALGLNIVVGYAGLLDLGYVAFWAIGGYVAGWFMSPFASEMMNDKSWAGLKVNFLGHPPAIEGLDRGIHLNFWLVLPIAGLICAFFGVLIGAPTLRLKSDYLALVTLGFGEIIPQIFRNGERLGSGGNFNLSNGDKGITPIDTIPTWPFSYIPGVPDQLGLRAEDLPFKFLVYCLLAAAIVFLSLRIREGRLGRAWLAIREDELAASMMGVPLMRTKLAAYAVGAFAGGIGGVAFATYVNGIYASRFDFAISIILLAMVVLGGMGNVWGVTVGALALAWINSTGLEKFGDTFNEAAGTNVNFKNYQFLLFGLILVLMMLFRREGLIPETRTKQVLAEPERGELEAVGADMEGGQS, from the coding sequence ATGGCGACCGCTACCACTCCCTCTCCTGCCGGGCCGACGGTCTCGGTCAAGGACGCTGCGGCGCACGCTCGCCGCTCCAACCTGCGGTGGGCGCTCGGGCTCACCGTGGCGGTCATCGTGCTCTTCCTGCTCTACTGGAAGATCCTTCCGGCGGTCGGGGGTGAGACGGCCACCTTCTTCCGCAAGTGGCTGTCGGTCTCGGCTGCCAGCGAGATGGTGCTCTGGGTGATCTTCGCCCTCGGCCTCAACATCGTGGTCGGCTATGCCGGTCTGCTCGACCTGGGCTATGTGGCGTTCTGGGCCATCGGCGGGTATGTGGCGGGCTGGTTCATGTCGCCGTTCGCCTCGGAGATGATGAACGACAAGAGCTGGGCCGGGCTGAAGGTGAACTTCCTCGGGCACCCGCCCGCGATCGAGGGGCTCGACCGGGGCATCCACCTGAACTTCTGGTTGGTGTTACCGATCGCCGGCCTGATCTGCGCATTCTTCGGCGTCCTCATCGGAGCTCCGACGCTGCGGCTGAAGAGCGACTACCTGGCGCTGGTCACCCTCGGGTTCGGCGAGATCATCCCGCAGATCTTCCGCAACGGTGAGCGACTGGGCTCCGGGGGCAACTTCAACCTGTCCAACGGAGACAAGGGCATCACCCCGATCGACACCATCCCGACCTGGCCGTTCAGCTACATCCCCGGCGTACCGGATCAGTTGGGGCTGCGCGCCGAGGACCTGCCGTTCAAGTTCCTGGTCTACTGCCTGCTGGCGGCGGCGATCGTGTTCCTGTCGCTGCGGATCCGTGAGGGGCGGCTCGGCCGCGCCTGGCTGGCGATCCGCGAGGACGAGCTGGCGGCGTCCATGATGGGTGTGCCGCTGATGCGCACCAAGCTGGCCGCCTATGCCGTCGGTGCCTTCGCCGGCGGGATCGGTGGGGTCGCCTTCGCGACCTACGTCAACGGCATCTATGCCAGCCGGTTCGACTTCGCGATCTCGATCATCCTGCTCGCGATGGTGGTGCTGGGTGGCATGGGCAACGTCTGGGGGGTCACCGTCGGTGCGCTGGCGCTGGCGTGGATCAACTCCACGGGGCTCGAGAAGTTCGGCGACACGTTCAACGAGGCGGCCGGCACCAACGTCAACTTCAAGAACTACCAGTTCTTGTTGTTCGGCCTGATCCTCGTGCTCATGATGCTGTTCCGTCGTGAAGGACTGATCCCCGAGACCCGCACCAAACAGGTTCTCGCCGAGCCCGAACGCGGTGAACTCGAAGCCGTCGGGGCCGACATGGAGGGTGGCCAGTCATGA
- a CDS encoding ABC transporter ATP-binding protein, producing the protein MTAQPVERTLSSALDLRADDITIRFGGLVAVDNVTFTIPHGSVVSLIGPNGAGKTTFFNILTGLYHPTSGRVHLGDKDVTGLPTHQVAHLGLARTFQNIRLFNLMTAEENVMVAMHSHMKSGIVGTVLKTPRQRREEREGRDRARELLAFVGIPKVADEYARNLSYGDQRRLEVARALALKPKILLLDEPTAGMNPQESARFVEFVYRVRDEMDLSVLLIEHDMSVVMKVSERVTVLDQGKKIAEGTPDEIKNDQRVVEAYLGKTGTEGYRSDK; encoded by the coding sequence ATGACCGCACAACCTGTCGAGCGCACACTGTCGTCCGCCCTCGATCTGCGGGCCGACGACATCACGATCCGGTTCGGTGGCCTGGTGGCGGTGGACAACGTCACCTTCACCATCCCGCACGGATCCGTGGTGAGTCTGATCGGGCCCAACGGGGCCGGTAAGACGACGTTCTTCAACATCCTCACGGGTCTGTACCACCCGACGTCCGGCCGGGTTCACCTGGGCGACAAGGACGTCACCGGTCTGCCGACCCACCAGGTGGCCCACTTGGGGCTGGCCCGCACGTTCCAGAACATTCGGCTGTTCAACCTGATGACGGCCGAGGAGAACGTCATGGTGGCGATGCACTCGCACATGAAGTCGGGCATCGTCGGCACCGTGCTCAAGACGCCACGCCAGCGTCGTGAGGAGCGGGAGGGACGCGACCGGGCTCGTGAACTGCTCGCCTTCGTCGGCATCCCCAAGGTGGCGGACGAGTACGCGCGCAACCTGTCCTATGGCGACCAGCGGCGGCTCGAAGTGGCTCGTGCGCTCGCGCTCAAGCCCAAGATCCTGCTGCTCGACGAGCCCACCGCAGGCATGAACCCGCAGGAGTCGGCCCGATTCGTCGAGTTCGTGTACCGGGTGCGCGACGAGATGGACCTGTCGGTGCTGCTGATCGAACACGACATGAGCGTGGTCATGAAGGTCAGCGAGCGGGTCACGGTGCTCGATCAGGGCAAGAAGATCGCCGAAGGCACGCCGGACGAGATCAAGAACGACCAGCGCGTGGTGGAGGCCTACCTGGGCAAGACCGGCACCGAGGGCTACAGGAGCGACAAGTGA
- a CDS encoding ABC transporter ATP-binding protein codes for MLKIDDLHVYYGAIAAVKGVSVEVRQGEIVTLIGSNGAGKSTTLRTISGLLKPRQGSITFNGMAATSMSGHAIVEAGICHSPEGRRIFPKMTVDENLDMGAFLRNDKEEIAADRERVLELFPRLQERIAQKAGTLSGGEQQMLAVARAMMGRPKLLLLDEPSMGLAPVLVDLIFDTIQTIRDQGVTILLVEQNALAALGIADYAYVLESGSLKLEGAARRLAEDDEVTRAYLGG; via the coding sequence CTGTTGAAGATCGACGACCTGCACGTCTACTACGGCGCCATCGCCGCGGTGAAGGGCGTCAGCGTCGAGGTTCGCCAGGGTGAGATCGTGACCTTGATCGGCTCGAACGGCGCCGGCAAGTCGACGACGTTGCGCACCATCTCGGGCCTGCTCAAGCCGCGCCAGGGCAGCATCACCTTCAACGGCATGGCCGCGACGTCGATGTCCGGTCACGCCATCGTCGAGGCCGGCATCTGCCACTCACCCGAGGGTCGACGCATCTTCCCGAAGATGACCGTGGACGAGAACCTCGACATGGGGGCGTTCCTGCGCAACGACAAGGAGGAGATCGCCGCCGATCGTGAGCGGGTCCTCGAGCTCTTCCCCCGGTTGCAGGAGCGGATCGCGCAGAAGGCCGGGACCCTGTCCGGCGGCGAGCAGCAGATGCTGGCCGTCGCCCGGGCGATGATGGGTCGGCCGAAGCTGCTGCTGCTGGACGAGCCGTCGATGGGTCTGGCCCCGGTGCTGGTGGACCTGATCTTCGACACCATCCAGACGATCCGCGACCAGGGCGTGACCATCTTGTTGGTGGAGCAGAACGCGTTGGCGGCGTTGGGCATTGCCGACTACGCGTACGTGCTCGAATCGGGATCGCTGAAGCTGGAGGGCGCAGCGCGCCGCCTGGCCGAGGACGACGAGGTCACCCGCGCCTACCTCGGCGGCTGA
- a CDS encoding hotdog fold thioesterase: MSDSANLADQFNASSPGTLAERMGIVFTEVTTDRVVATMPVAGNTQPYGLLHGGASCVLAETVGSVAAVVHGLPNGRIAAGIDINATHHRAVRSGTVTGVATPLSLGSSLASYQVEITDESGRRTCTARITCILRERPPGDPT, from the coding sequence ATGTCCGACAGTGCGAACCTGGCCGATCAGTTCAACGCCTCCTCGCCCGGCACCCTGGCCGAGCGCATGGGAATCGTCTTCACCGAGGTCACCACCGACCGCGTGGTGGCCACCATGCCGGTGGCCGGGAACACCCAGCCCTACGGGCTGCTGCACGGCGGTGCCTCGTGCGTGCTGGCCGAGACGGTCGGGTCGGTGGCCGCGGTGGTGCACGGCCTGCCGAACGGCCGCATCGCGGCCGGCATCGACATCAACGCCACCCATCACCGCGCCGTCCGATCGGGCACGGTCACCGGGGTGGCGACACCGCTCTCGCTCGGCTCGTCCCTGGCCAGCTACCAGGTCGAGATCACCGACGAGTCCGGACGACGCACCTGTACCGCCCGGATCACCTGCATCCTGCGCGAACGCCCCCCCGGCGACCCCACCTGA
- the polA gene encoding DNA polymerase I: MAPRVASVSPTATRTPASSTSPRSTSKRAAPDAARPARLLLVDGHSMAYRAFFALPVENFSTSTGQSTNAVYGFTSMLINVLRDEAPDYVAVAFDISRQTFRSEVYPDYKANRSSSPQEFSGQVALIKEVLAALRVPVLEKEGYEADDVIATLTRQASAAGLEVVISTGDRDAIQLISDSVTLLYPVRGVSELIRMTPAVTQERYGVGPQSYSDMAALVGESSDNLPGVPGVGAKTAAKWINLYGDLDGIVAHVDEIKGKVGGTLREHLAQVLTNRRLNRLVDDLDLPLGIEDLHWRSWDREEVHRVFDGLEFRVLRDRLFDYLAAPEPEAEGGFALDQSRLTGEQTALWLAEHAPAGSRTGVHVVGQWGRGTGDARGLALASADGAAGFIDLVDADQQATEAVAGWLADPARHKVFHDAKGPVTALEARGLAVDGVVCDTALAAYLCRPDQRSFDLADLSLRHLGRELRVETAGTTAVPDEVQLTLDVDAVTAGEADGAASEAAMVRARAVLELAAALDVELADRGGAGLLSDVELPLVRVLGRMEHAGIAIDTDALQALESYFAEAVAAAATEAFAVIDSEINLGSPKQLQTVLFDQLGMPKTKRTKTGYTTDAEALAELYVKTEHPFLLHLLRHRDASKLRVTVEGLLRSVSDDGRIHTTYQQTIAATGRLSSTDPNLQNIPIRTDEGRRIRETFIVGPGYDCLLTADYSQIEMRIMAHLCADAGLIEAFRSGEDLHNFVASRVFGVPTDGVTPAMRSKIKAMAYGLAYGLSAFGLSRQLNIPVDEAKTLMEDYFDRFGGVRDYLQGIVAQARRTGYTETILGRRRYLPDLTSDNRQRREMAERMALNAPIQGSAADIIKIAMLALDRGLTQAGLRSRLLLQVHDELVLEVAPGEREVVEELVRASMAGAAELSVPLEVSVGIGRSWHEAGH, encoded by the coding sequence ATGGCCCCTAGGGTGGCATCCGTGAGCCCCACCGCGACGCGCACCCCTGCCTCCTCCACCTCGCCGCGCTCGACGTCGAAGCGCGCCGCCCCGGACGCCGCCCGGCCGGCTCGACTGCTGTTGGTCGACGGGCACTCCATGGCCTATCGGGCGTTCTTCGCCCTGCCGGTCGAGAACTTCTCCACCAGCACCGGCCAGAGCACCAACGCGGTGTACGGCTTCACCTCCATGTTGATCAACGTGCTGCGCGACGAGGCGCCGGACTACGTCGCGGTGGCCTTCGACATCTCGCGGCAGACATTCCGCAGCGAGGTCTACCCCGACTACAAGGCGAACCGTTCCAGCTCGCCGCAGGAGTTCTCCGGCCAGGTGGCGTTGATCAAGGAGGTGCTCGCCGCGCTGCGGGTGCCGGTCCTCGAGAAAGAGGGCTACGAGGCGGACGACGTCATCGCCACCCTCACTCGGCAGGCCAGTGCAGCGGGGCTCGAGGTGGTCATCTCGACGGGTGACCGCGACGCGATCCAGCTGATCAGCGACAGCGTGACCCTGCTCTACCCGGTACGTGGGGTGAGTGAGCTGATCCGGATGACGCCGGCCGTCACCCAGGAGCGCTACGGCGTGGGGCCGCAGAGCTACTCCGACATGGCTGCCCTGGTCGGCGAGAGCAGCGACAACCTGCCCGGCGTGCCGGGCGTGGGCGCCAAGACCGCCGCCAAGTGGATCAATCTGTACGGCGACCTGGACGGCATCGTGGCCCACGTCGACGAGATCAAGGGCAAGGTGGGCGGCACGCTGCGTGAGCATCTGGCGCAGGTGCTCACCAACCGGCGGCTCAACCGCCTCGTCGACGACCTCGACCTGCCGCTGGGCATCGAGGACCTGCACTGGCGCTCCTGGGACCGCGAAGAGGTACACCGGGTCTTCGACGGTCTGGAGTTCCGGGTGCTGCGCGACCGGTTGTTCGACTACCTGGCGGCACCCGAGCCCGAGGCCGAGGGCGGTTTCGCGCTCGACCAGTCCCGGTTGACCGGGGAGCAGACCGCGCTCTGGCTCGCCGAGCACGCACCGGCCGGCAGCCGCACCGGGGTGCACGTGGTCGGCCAGTGGGGCCGGGGCACCGGCGACGCCCGAGGGCTGGCGCTGGCCAGCGCCGATGGCGCTGCCGGCTTCATCGATCTGGTGGACGCCGATCAGCAGGCCACCGAGGCCGTGGCCGGGTGGCTCGCCGATCCGGCTCGTCACAAGGTGTTCCACGACGCCAAGGGTCCGGTCACCGCCCTCGAGGCTCGTGGTCTCGCGGTGGACGGCGTGGTGTGCGACACCGCCCTGGCCGCCTACCTGTGTCGTCCCGATCAGCGCAGCTTCGACCTGGCCGACCTCAGTCTGCGCCACCTCGGGCGTGAGCTGCGGGTCGAGACCGCCGGGACGACCGCCGTGCCCGACGAGGTGCAACTGACCCTGGACGTCGACGCGGTCACCGCCGGCGAGGCGGACGGTGCGGCGTCCGAGGCTGCGATGGTCCGGGCGCGCGCCGTCCTGGAACTGGCCGCGGCGCTGGACGTCGAGCTGGCCGACCGCGGCGGGGCCGGGTTGTTGTCGGACGTCGAGCTCCCGCTGGTCCGGGTGCTCGGCCGCATGGAACACGCCGGCATCGCGATCGACACCGACGCCCTGCAGGCCTTGGAGAGCTACTTCGCCGAGGCCGTGGCGGCGGCGGCCACCGAGGCGTTCGCCGTGATCGACTCCGAGATCAACCTCGGATCACCCAAGCAGTTGCAGACCGTGCTGTTCGACCAGCTCGGCATGCCCAAGACCAAGCGCACCAAGACCGGCTACACCACGGACGCCGAGGCGCTCGCCGAGCTCTACGTCAAGACCGAGCACCCGTTCCTGCTGCACCTGTTGCGCCATCGGGACGCCTCCAAACTGCGGGTCACCGTCGAGGGTTTGCTGCGGTCGGTCTCGGACGACGGCCGCATCCACACCACGTATCAGCAGACCATCGCCGCGACCGGCCGACTGTCGAGCACGGATCCCAACCTGCAGAACATCCCGATCCGTACCGACGAGGGACGGCGGATCCGCGAGACCTTCATCGTCGGGCCGGGGTACGACTGTCTGCTCACGGCGGACTACTCCCAGATCGAGATGCGGATCATGGCGCACCTGTGTGCTGATGCGGGCTTGATCGAGGCGTTCCGGTCGGGGGAGGACCTGCACAACTTCGTGGCATCCCGAGTCTTCGGCGTCCCGACGGACGGGGTGACTCCGGCGATGCGCTCGAAGATCAAGGCCATGGCCTACGGCTTGGCGTACGGCCTGAGCGCGTTCGGCCTGTCCCGTCAGCTCAACATCCCGGTGGACGAGGCCAAGACGCTGATGGAGGACTACTTCGATCGCTTCGGGGGAGTGCGCGACTACCTTCAGGGCATCGTCGCCCAGGCGCGGCGCACCGGGTACACCGAGACCATCCTCGGCCGGCGCCGTTACCTGCCCGACCTGACCAGCGACAACCGGCAGCGCCGCGAGATGGCCGAACGGATGGCGCTGAACGCCCCGATCCAGGGCAGCGCCGCCGACATCATCAAGATCGCCATGCTCGCCCTCGACCGCGGTCTGACCCAGGCGGGTCTGCGCAGCCGGTTGCTGTTGCAGGTGCACGACGAGCTCGTGCTCGAGGTGGCACCCGGTGAGCGCGAGGTCGTCGAGGAGCTGGTACGGGCCTCGATGGCCGGGGCCGCCGAGCTGTCCGTCCCGCTCGAGGTGTCGGTGGGCATCGGACGCTCCTGGCACGAAGCCGGCCACTGA
- a CDS encoding methyltransferase domain-containing protein has product MSGNRDGLPEAGYAPAGAEESVLANRAWWDDEASEYLADHGAFLGADRFVWGPEGLTEDEAQLLGPIGDLIGRRVLEIGCGAAQCSRWLATRGVQAVGIDLSIGMLNQTGPVAPGDTADLDDAADPDGASRTPGLVQADARRLPFADATFDHAFSAYGAVPFVADPEQIMSEVARVLRPGGRWVFSVTHPMRWAFPDDPSERGLTAVRSYFDTRPYIERDAAGRLSYAEHHRTLGERIRDIVRAGLELVDLIEPRWPAGHDRIWGGWSPLRGRLLPGTAIFVARKPT; this is encoded by the coding sequence ATGTCCGGCAATCGTGACGGCCTTCCGGAGGCAGGCTATGCCCCTGCGGGCGCCGAGGAGAGCGTGCTGGCGAATCGGGCGTGGTGGGACGACGAGGCGAGCGAGTATCTCGCCGACCACGGTGCCTTCCTGGGTGCGGATCGCTTCGTCTGGGGACCCGAGGGACTGACCGAGGACGAGGCCCAGTTGCTGGGGCCGATCGGTGACCTGATCGGACGACGCGTGCTCGAGATCGGCTGTGGCGCGGCCCAGTGTTCCCGGTGGCTCGCCACGCGCGGCGTTCAGGCGGTCGGCATCGACCTGTCGATCGGGATGCTGAACCAGACCGGGCCGGTGGCGCCGGGCGACACCGCCGACCTGGACGACGCCGCAGACCCGGACGGCGCCTCGCGCACACCGGGTCTGGTGCAGGCCGACGCCCGCCGCCTGCCGTTCGCCGACGCCACCTTCGATCACGCCTTCAGTGCCTATGGAGCCGTCCCGTTCGTGGCCGACCCCGAACAGATCATGAGTGAGGTGGCGCGGGTGCTGCGTCCGGGCGGTCGCTGGGTGTTCTCGGTGACCCACCCGATGCGATGGGCCTTCCCGGATGACCCCTCCGAGCGGGGTCTGACCGCGGTGCGCTCGTATTTCGACACCCGCCCCTACATCGAGCGAGATGCCGCCGGTCGGCTGAGCTACGCCGAGCACCACCGCACCCTGGGTGAGCGCATCCGCGACATCGTCCGGGCCGGGCTCGAGCTGGTCGACCTGATCGAGCCGAGGTGGCCCGCGGGGCACGACCGGATCTGGGGCGGGTGGAGCCCGCTGCGGGGTCGACTCCTTCCCGGAACCGCGATCTTCGTCGCCCGTAAGCCCACGTGA
- the rpsA gene encoding 30S ribosomal protein S1, translating to MSPTLDSAAAATAGISAPKGTPQVAINDIGTAEDFLAAIDETIKYFNDGDIVAGTIVKVDRDEVLLDIGYKTEGVIPSRELSIKHDVDPGEVVSVGDEIEALVLQKEDKEGRLILSKKRAQYERAWGTIERIKEEDGIVTGTVIEVVKGGLILDIGLRGFLPASLVEMRRVRDLQPYVGKQIEAKIIELDKNRNNVVLSRRAWLEQTQSEVRQTFLQTLQKGQVRSGVVSSIVNFGAFVDLGGVDGLVHVSELSWKHIDHPGEVVEVGQEVTVEVLDVDMDRERVSLSLKATQEDPWQQFARTHAIGQVVPGKVTKLVPFGAFVRVDEGIEGLVHISELAERHVEIPEQVVQVGDAIFVKVIDIDLERRRISLSLKQANEGATGDTAEFDPSMYGMAAEYDEAGNYKYPEGFDSETQEWMPGFESQREEWERQYAEAHARWEAHRKQMDDAAKADAEARTETGEAPSTYSSQAPVAEGTLASDEALAALREKLTGGY from the coding sequence ATGAGCCCCACCCTGGACTCTGCAGCCGCCGCTACGGCCGGCATCTCCGCCCCCAAGGGCACCCCGCAGGTCGCCATCAACGACATCGGCACCGCGGAGGACTTCCTCGCCGCCATCGACGAGACGATCAAGTACTTCAATGACGGCGACATCGTTGCCGGCACGATCGTCAAGGTGGACCGCGACGAGGTCCTGTTGGACATCGGCTACAAGACCGAGGGCGTCATCCCCTCGCGTGAGCTGTCCATCAAGCACGACGTCGACCCCGGTGAGGTCGTCAGCGTCGGCGACGAGATCGAGGCCCTGGTTCTCCAGAAGGAGGACAAGGAGGGCCGGCTCATCCTGTCCAAGAAGCGTGCGCAGTACGAGCGCGCCTGGGGCACGATCGAGCGGATCAAGGAAGAGGACGGCATCGTCACCGGCACCGTCATCGAGGTGGTCAAGGGTGGCCTGATCCTCGACATCGGCCTGCGCGGCTTCCTGCCGGCGTCGCTGGTCGAGATGCGTCGGGTCCGCGATCTGCAGCCGTACGTGGGCAAGCAGATCGAGGCCAAGATCATCGAGCTGGACAAGAACCGCAACAACGTGGTGCTGTCCCGTCGTGCGTGGCTGGAGCAGACCCAGTCCGAGGTGCGCCAGACCTTCCTGCAGACGCTGCAGAAGGGCCAGGTCCGCTCCGGTGTGGTCAGCTCGATCGTCAACTTCGGCGCCTTCGTCGACCTCGGTGGGGTCGACGGTCTGGTGCACGTCTCGGAGCTGTCCTGGAAGCACATCGACCACCCGGGTGAGGTCGTCGAGGTCGGCCAGGAGGTCACCGTCGAGGTGCTGGACGTCGACATGGACCGCGAGCGCGTCTCGCTGTCGCTCAAGGCCACCCAGGAAGACCCGTGGCAGCAGTTCGCCCGGACCCACGCGATCGGTCAGGTCGTGCCGGGCAAGGTCACCAAGCTGGTTCCGTTCGGCGCGTTCGTCCGAGTGGACGAGGGCATCGAGGGCCTGGTGCACATCTCCGAGCTGGCCGAGCGTCACGTGGAGATCCCCGAGCAGGTCGTGCAGGTCGGCGATGCGATCTTCGTCAAGGTGATCGACATCGACCTGGAGCGGCGCCGGATCTCGCTGTCGCTCAAGCAGGCCAACGAGGGAGCCACCGGCGACACCGCGGAGTTCGATCCGTCGATGTACGGCATGGCGGCGGAGTACGACGAGGCCGGCAACTACAAGTACCCCGAGGGCTTCGACTCCGAGACCCAGGAGTGGATGCCCGGCTTCGAGTCGCAGCGTGAGGAGTGGGAGCGGCAGTACGCCGAGGCCCACGCACGCTGGGAGGCGCACCGCAAGCAGATGGACGACGCCGCCAAGGCCGATGCCGAGGCTCGCACCGAGACCGGCGAGGCTCCGTCGACCTACAGCTCGCAGGCTCCCGTCGCCGAGGGAACCCTGGCCTCCGACGAGGCCCTGGCTGCTCTGCGCGAGAAGCTCACCGGCGGGTACTGA